Proteins encoded within one genomic window of Actinoplanes octamycinicus:
- the pntB gene encoding Re/Si-specific NAD(P)(+) transhydrogenase subunit beta, translating to MTIETAAQAAYLVAALLFILALAGLSRHESARFGNLFGILGMALALVATVALAVVGDLSGTGLALLLVATGIGATIGLYRAGKVEMTGMPELIALLHSFVGLAAVLVGWNGYLHVEADPDGAEATALAAGKLLGIHSAEVFIGVFIGAVTFTGSIVAFLKLSARMKSRPLMLPGKNLLNVGALVAFGALTVWFVIDPSLWLLIAVTGIALLLGWHLVASIGGGDMPVVVSMLNSYSGWAAAASGFLLSNDLLIVTGALVGSSGAYLSYIMCKAMNRSFLSVIAGGFGIEAGPSDDTDYGEHREVQADEVAKMLATAESVIITPGYGMAVAQAQYGVAELTRKLRDKGVDVRFGIHPVAGRLPGHMNVLLAEAKVPYDVVLEMDEINDDFARTAVVLVIGANDTVNPAATEDPASPIAGMPVLKVWEAGEVIIFKRSMASGYAGVQNPLFFRENSAMLFGDAKERVNDILRSF from the coding sequence ATGACCATCGAAACCGCGGCCCAGGCGGCGTATCTCGTCGCGGCCCTGCTCTTCATCCTGGCGCTGGCCGGCCTGTCCCGGCACGAGAGCGCCCGGTTCGGCAACCTCTTCGGCATCCTCGGCATGGCGCTGGCGCTGGTCGCGACCGTGGCGCTGGCCGTGGTCGGCGACCTGAGCGGCACCGGCCTGGCCCTGCTGCTGGTGGCCACCGGCATCGGCGCCACGATCGGCCTGTACCGGGCCGGCAAGGTCGAGATGACCGGGATGCCGGAACTCATCGCGCTGCTGCACAGCTTCGTCGGCCTGGCCGCGGTGCTGGTCGGCTGGAACGGATACCTGCACGTCGAGGCCGACCCGGACGGCGCCGAGGCGACCGCGCTGGCCGCCGGAAAACTGCTCGGGATCCACAGCGCCGAGGTGTTCATCGGGGTGTTCATCGGCGCGGTCACCTTCACCGGGTCGATCGTCGCCTTCCTCAAACTGTCCGCCCGGATGAAGTCGCGGCCGCTGATGCTGCCCGGCAAGAACCTGCTCAACGTGGGCGCGCTGGTCGCCTTCGGGGCGCTGACCGTCTGGTTCGTGATCGACCCGTCGCTGTGGCTGCTGATCGCGGTGACCGGGATCGCGCTGCTGCTCGGCTGGCACCTGGTCGCCTCGATCGGCGGCGGCGACATGCCGGTCGTGGTGTCCATGCTGAACAGTTACTCCGGGTGGGCGGCGGCGGCCTCCGGCTTCCTGCTCTCCAACGACCTGCTGATCGTGACCGGGGCGCTGGTCGGGTCGTCCGGCGCCTACCTGTCGTACATCATGTGCAAGGCGATGAACCGGTCGTTCCTGTCGGTGATCGCCGGCGGTTTCGGCATCGAGGCCGGCCCGTCCGACGACACCGACTACGGCGAACACCGGGAGGTGCAGGCGGACGAGGTCGCCAAGATGCTCGCCACCGCCGAATCGGTGATCATCACGCCGGGCTACGGGATGGCTGTCGCCCAGGCGCAGTACGGCGTCGCCGAGCTCACCCGCAAGCTCCGGGACAAGGGCGTCGACGTCCGGTTCGGCATCCACCCGGTCGCCGGCCGGCTGCCCGGGCACATGAACGTGCTGCTCGCCGAGGCGAAGGTGCCGTACGACGTGGTCCTGGAGATGGACGAGATCAACGACGACTTCGCCCGGACCGCGGTGGTGCTGGTGATCGGCGCCAACGACACGGTCAACCCGGCGGCCACCGAGGACCCGGCCAGCCCGATCGCCGGCATGCCGGTGCTGAAGGTCTGGGAGGCCGGCGAGGTGATCATCTTCAAGCGGTCGATGGCGTCCGGCTACGCCGGCGTGCAGAACCCGCTCTTCTTCCGGGAGAACAGCGCGATGCTCTTCGGCGACGCCAAGGAGCGGGTGAACGACATCCTGCGCTCCTTCTGA
- a CDS encoding DUF2293 domain-containing protein, whose translation MQPVTKLERRVVKAAEEALARQRYVSPLDVLTGMGWVPGGRVTDWRQGRAACLEAVAAVSPDRLADALEVFHRWVASQGLVSSEVDHLAATRDRRVLRFTEAGDPAVESAYRTHWTAADLPERQRERITTRQSKPPDLVVVLPLKDFVCAGCGTTGGDMLIMEDAGPICLVCADFDHLLFLPAGDATLTRRAKKASRLSAVVVRFSRTRKRYERQGLLVEQAAVEQAEQQCLSDEEARARRRERDRERREAADEVFQQKLAEEIGRLFPGCPPARAAAIGRHAGARSSGRVGRSAAGQALDPDAVTRAVVASVRHEDTPYDELLMAGVPREEARARIRHDIDVVLDRWRAG comes from the coding sequence ATGCAGCCCGTGACCAAGCTGGAGCGCCGGGTGGTGAAGGCTGCCGAGGAGGCCCTGGCGCGGCAGCGTTACGTGAGCCCGCTGGATGTGCTGACCGGGATGGGGTGGGTGCCGGGCGGGCGGGTGACGGACTGGCGGCAGGGACGGGCGGCATGCCTGGAGGCGGTCGCGGCGGTGTCACCCGATCGGCTGGCCGACGCGCTGGAGGTCTTCCATCGGTGGGTGGCGAGCCAGGGCCTGGTGTCCAGCGAGGTGGATCACCTGGCGGCCACCCGGGACCGGCGGGTGTTGCGGTTCACCGAGGCCGGTGATCCGGCGGTGGAGTCGGCGTACCGGACGCACTGGACGGCGGCCGACCTGCCGGAGCGGCAGCGGGAGCGGATCACCACCCGGCAGAGCAAGCCGCCGGACCTGGTGGTGGTGCTGCCCCTGAAGGACTTCGTCTGCGCCGGCTGCGGCACCACCGGCGGCGACATGCTGATCATGGAAGACGCCGGGCCGATCTGTCTCGTCTGCGCGGACTTCGATCACCTGCTGTTCCTGCCGGCCGGCGACGCGACGCTGACCCGGCGGGCGAAAAAGGCCAGCCGGCTCTCCGCGGTGGTGGTGCGGTTCAGTCGTACCCGTAAGCGGTATGAACGGCAGGGGCTGCTGGTCGAGCAGGCCGCGGTGGAGCAGGCCGAGCAGCAGTGCCTGTCCGACGAGGAGGCCCGGGCCCGGCGCCGGGAGCGGGACCGGGAGCGGCGTGAGGCGGCCGACGAGGTGTTCCAGCAGAAGCTGGCCGAGGAGATCGGCCGGCTGTTCCCGGGCTGTCCGCCGGCCCGGGCGGCGGCGATCGGCCGGCACGCCGGCGCCCGGAGCAGTGGCCGGGTCGGCCGCAGCGCCGCCGGCCAGGCGCTCGATCCGGACGCGGTGACCCGGGCCGTGGTGGCCTCGGTGCGGCACGAGGACACGCCGTACGACGAGCTGCTGATGGCCGGGGTGCCCCGCGAGGAGGCCCGGGCCCGGATCCGCCACGACATCGACGTGGTCCTCGACCGCTGGCGAGCGGGATAG
- a CDS encoding cytochrome P450, translating into MSDHAATVRDYDLFTPEAMTDPDGFLHRVRAESPLAWLPQLDAYLLTRYADVNAALRDKRMDSANMARVLQRLTPAEQEELAPVRRSIEMWMGHTVPADHVRFQQLLKRYFTPAMVDRLRPRVREFTHELLDAVAPKGRMDVVRDLAYPLPANVIAELLGMPVSDREQLQAWSRDIVPVFGNGDVQQLRAAQRSMLEMHDYLRVIAADRRREPREDVLSMFVAAEAEGIVTEDEAVANCVLLLFAGHETTANLIANGLVLLFDHPDQLAELRADPDLTPRAVEEMLRCDGPAGVIGRVATEPVQLAGHTVPAGKHIYLALMAANRDPAVFPDPDVFDITRERNRHLSFGMGTYYCLGAALARMETDECLRILLDRCPGLRPDYEVPDWQPSMPIGHRLASLPVTF; encoded by the coding sequence ATGAGCGATCACGCCGCGACAGTGCGCGACTACGACCTGTTCACCCCCGAGGCGATGACCGACCCGGACGGCTTCCTGCACCGGGTGCGTGCCGAGAGCCCGCTCGCCTGGCTGCCCCAGCTCGACGCCTACCTGCTCACCCGGTACGCCGACGTCAACGCCGCGCTCCGGGACAAGCGGATGGACAGCGCCAACATGGCCCGCGTCCTGCAGCGCCTGACCCCCGCCGAGCAGGAGGAGCTGGCCCCGGTCCGGCGCTCCATCGAGATGTGGATGGGGCACACCGTCCCGGCCGACCACGTCCGCTTCCAGCAGCTGCTCAAGCGGTACTTCACCCCGGCCATGGTGGACCGGCTGCGCCCCCGGGTCCGCGAGTTCACCCACGAGCTGCTCGACGCGGTCGCCCCGAAGGGCCGGATGGACGTGGTCCGCGACCTGGCCTACCCCCTCCCGGCGAACGTGATCGCCGAGCTGCTCGGCATGCCGGTCAGTGACCGCGAGCAGCTGCAGGCGTGGTCCCGCGACATCGTCCCGGTCTTCGGCAACGGTGACGTGCAGCAGCTCCGGGCGGCCCAGCGCAGCATGCTGGAGATGCACGACTACCTGCGGGTCATCGCGGCGGACCGGCGCCGGGAGCCGCGCGAGGACGTGCTCAGCATGTTCGTCGCCGCCGAGGCCGAGGGCATCGTCACCGAGGACGAGGCGGTCGCCAACTGCGTGCTGCTGCTCTTCGCCGGCCACGAGACCACCGCGAACCTGATCGCGAACGGGCTGGTGCTGCTCTTCGACCACCCGGACCAGCTGGCCGAGCTGCGGGCCGACCCGGACCTGACCCCGCGCGCCGTCGAGGAGATGCTGCGCTGCGACGGCCCGGCCGGGGTGATCGGCCGGGTCGCCACCGAGCCGGTCCAGCTGGCCGGGCACACCGTGCCGGCCGGGAAACACATCTACCTGGCGCTGATGGCGGCGAACCGGGACCCGGCCGTCTTCCCCGACCCGGACGTCTTCGACATCACCCGGGAACGCAACCGGCACCTCAGCTTCGGGATGGGCACCTACTACTGCCTGGGCGCGGCGCTGGCCCGGATGGAGACCGACGAGTGCCTGCGGATCCTGCTCGACCGGTGCCCCGGCCTGCGGCCCGACTACGAGGTGCCGGACTGGCAGCCGAGCATGCCGATCGGCCACCGGCTGGCCTCCCTCCCGGTCACCTTCTAG